A segment of the Bdellovibrio bacteriovorus genome:
CGTGGCCTGGATGACGAATATCGTGGGCATTGACTATGACACTTCTGAAGATCGCTATTTCGTGGAAGAGCTATTAGTAGCCATGGGGAATGGGGAATTCGGGAAGTTGAACATGGATCGTCTGTATGCCACAGGGATCTCCAGCGGTGGATATCATTCCAGCCGTATGGCGGTGGCCTTCCCAGGGGTGTTTAAAGCCCTTGCGGTTCACTCGGCGTCTTATGCTGATTGCGGGGGGCCGATGTGTTTTGTTCCGGCACAAGTTCCGGAAAATCATCCACCAACAATCTTTCTGCACGGCCGATTGGATCCGGTGGTTCCAGTGCGCACGATGTATCCATATCACGAGACTTTGAAAAATCAGGGTGTTGAAACCGAGATGTTCGTCAGCCCTTGGGCTCGTCACGAATGGCTGGAAGAAGCTCCCGAGCTGATCACCAACTGGTTCATCAACCATAAATAGTTGAAATAGATATCGTTCAATTAACAAAAGCCAGGCGTCACAACCTGGCTTTTTTCA
Coding sequences within it:
- a CDS encoding extracellular medium-chain-length polyhydroxyalkanoate depolymerase, with product MKKLLAGVFGIVAMSMSAQAEKKASNCEVTGLVDRMTCPYLEKLVSGPHLTRHVKYSLPKGKTPKAGWPTVILYQGSLFPVEFSRSSLMIAGGYNEIRLIQTLLDSGFAVIAPPAIEGVAWMTNIVGIDYDTSEDRYFVEELLVAMGNGEFGKLNMDRLYATGISSGGYHSSRMAVAFPGVFKALAVHSASYADCGGPMCFVPAQVPENHPPTIFLHGRLDPVVPVRTMYPYHETLKNQGVETEMFVSPWARHEWLEEAPELITNWFINHK